Genomic DNA from Terriglobales bacterium:
GGGATGGTGTTGGTGACCACCACTTGCTCGATGCGGGAGCCGGCAATGCGCTCCAGCGCCGGCCCCGAGAGCACGGGGTGGGAGGCGCAGGCGTACACCTGGGTGGCGCCCGCTTCCAGCAGGGCGTCGGCGGTCTTGACCAGGGTGCCGGCGGTGTCGATGAGGTCGTCGATGATGAGGCAGGTGCGCCCCTTGACGTCGCCGATCACGTGCATGACCTCGGCCACGTTCATCTCCACGCGGCGCTTGTCCACGATGGCCAGCGCCGAGTCCATCTTCTTGGCGAAGAAGCGGGCGCGCTCCACGCCCCCGGCGTCGGGCGAGACCACGGTCAGGTTGGGCAAGTTCAGCTCCCGGAAGTACGAGACCAGCACCGGGGAGGCGAACAGGTGGTCCACCGGGATGTTGAAGAAGCCCTGGATCTGCGGGGCGTGCAGGTCCACCACCAGGGCGCGGTCGGCGCCCGCG
This window encodes:
- a CDS encoding ribose-phosphate pyrophosphokinase — translated: ARRITPVIPYFGYARQDRKDKPRVPVSSKLVADLLTTAGADRALVVDLHAPQIQGFFNIPVDHLFASPVLVSYFRELNLPNLTVVSPDAGGVERARFFAKKMDSALAIVDKRRVEMNVAEVMHVIGDVKGRTCLIIDDLIDTAGTLVKTADALLEAGATQVYACASHPVLSGPALERIAGSRIEQVVVTNTIPLTEAGQKEPKIKVLSIAGLIARAIQSIHEETSVSTLFS